From a region of the Apibacter sp. B3706 genome:
- the tilS gene encoding tRNA lysidine(34) synthetase TilS: protein MRLTDSLSNLPVEKKYLLAVSGGVDSMVLLHLFYNSPYRFSVVHCNFRLRGENSDLDEKLVKDFCDDHDIELFVKTFDTLKIKKNRESIEMVARNLRYDYFQELIKKHSFDYLVTAHHLNDNVETFFINLLRGSGIKGLSGMQMIANYIVRPLLPFTRNEIVNFARNHSITWREDASNQTLDYLRNKIRHQIIPEFQDISPVFLHQVEKSMSILHETQSFLESQVQELQIKAEVFVETGVKAYSLDKLLQADFLLSYHLLSKYGFTNKKDCENILNAHTGSLFESQEYKAWVDRGTLLLANRSKTEFSTVNFLIPSVPWILKQPFEFTCCVVDKAIFKEGESIDFQKVEFPLVLRNWKEGDYFYPINGLGKKKVSKFLKDHKVSNFQKEKVLVLCNNSGEIIWLVGFRLDDRFKISPSTQKFLHLNYKA, encoded by the coding sequence ATGAGGTTAACGGATTCATTGAGTAACTTACCTGTTGAAAAAAAATATTTATTAGCAGTTAGTGGAGGAGTCGATAGTATGGTATTGTTGCATTTATTTTATAATTCTCCTTACCGTTTTAGTGTAGTTCATTGTAATTTTCGGCTAAGAGGGGAGAATTCAGATTTAGACGAAAAATTGGTGAAGGACTTTTGTGATGATCATGATATTGAGCTTTTCGTTAAAACCTTTGATACCTTAAAAATTAAGAAAAATAGAGAATCTATTGAAATGGTTGCCAGGAACTTAAGGTATGATTATTTTCAAGAATTAATAAAAAAGCACTCTTTTGATTATCTTGTTACCGCACACCATCTTAATGATAATGTAGAAACTTTTTTTATAAATCTATTGAGAGGTTCAGGCATTAAGGGACTATCAGGAATGCAAATGATTGCAAATTATATTGTAAGACCTTTATTGCCTTTTACCCGAAATGAAATCGTTAATTTTGCTCGGAATCATTCAATCACTTGGAGAGAAGATGCTTCGAATCAAACGTTGGATTATTTGAGAAATAAAATTCGTCATCAGATTATTCCTGAATTTCAAGATATATCACCCGTTTTTTTACATCAAGTAGAAAAAAGTATGAGTATTTTACATGAAACTCAATCTTTTTTAGAATCACAGGTGCAAGAATTACAAATAAAAGCAGAAGTTTTTGTTGAGACAGGGGTGAAGGCTTACTCATTAGATAAACTCCTACAAGCTGATTTTCTTTTGTCTTACCATTTACTTTCCAAATATGGTTTTACTAATAAAAAAGATTGTGAAAATATCTTAAATGCTCATACAGGAAGTTTATTTGAATCACAAGAGTATAAAGCTTGGGTGGATAGGGGAACGTTGTTGTTAGCTAATAGAAGTAAAACGGAATTTTCAACTGTTAATTTTTTAATTCCATCGGTTCCGTGGATACTTAAGCAACCGTTTGAATTTACTTGTTGTGTAGTTGATAAAGCTATATTTAAGGAAGGAGAAAGTATTGATTTTCAAAAAGTTGAATTTCCTTTAGTTTTAAGAAATTGGAAGGAAGGGGATTATTTTTACCCTATTAATGGATTAGGTAAAAAGAAGGTAAGTAAATTTTTAAAGGATCATAAGGTATCTAATTTTCAAAAAGAGAAAGTATTGGTTTTATGTAATAATTCAGGAGAAATTATTTGGTTGGTAGGGTTTCGTTTAGATGATCGTTTCAAAATATCACCTTCCACTCAAAAATTTCTTCATTTAAATTATAAAGCATAA
- a CDS encoding (Fe-S)-binding protein produces the protein MKIGLFIPCYIDAIYPEVGIATLELLEKLGLDVEYPMEQTCCGQPMSNEGDYKSAETAQKLFIQNFKDYEYIVGPAGSCVKQVRLHFDNLEQTDEVKQVRKNTYELVEFLHDILQVKSFPGVEFKHKVALHNSCSSIRGLGIAKPSEIIGTPYNKSADLLKMIDGLEIAEMSRPDECCGFGGTFCVTDEVVSGKMGKDKISDYVTSGAEYVVSPDMSCLMHQKGVALKNGITHLPFLHIAQVLNGGPF, from the coding sequence ATGAAAATTGGTTTATTTATTCCATGTTATATTGATGCTATTTACCCGGAAGTAGGAATAGCAACTTTGGAATTATTAGAAAAATTGGGTTTGGATGTAGAATATCCAATGGAGCAAACATGTTGCGGCCAACCCATGTCCAATGAGGGCGATTACAAAAGTGCAGAAACTGCACAAAAATTATTTATTCAAAATTTTAAGGATTATGAGTACATCGTTGGTCCTGCCGGAAGTTGTGTAAAGCAAGTCCGTTTACATTTTGATAATTTAGAGCAAACCGATGAGGTAAAGCAAGTCAGAAAAAACACCTATGAATTGGTTGAATTTTTACACGACATCCTACAAGTAAAAAGTTTTCCGGGTGTTGAATTCAAACACAAAGTTGCTCTACACAATAGCTGCAGCTCCATCCGAGGATTGGGTATTGCCAAACCTTCGGAAATCATAGGAACTCCCTATAATAAATCTGCTGATTTATTAAAAATGATTGATGGACTGGAAATAGCAGAGATGAGCAGACCGGACGAATGTTGCGGTTTTGGAGGCACTTTTTGTGTAACTGATGAAGTAGTGAGCGGAAAAATGGGTAAAGACAAAATTTCAGATTACGTAACCAGTGGAGCAGAATATGTAGTTTCTCCCGATATGTCTTGCTTAATGCACCAAAAGGGAGTTGCTTTAAAAAATGGCATTACCCATTTACCTTTTCTTCATATTGCCCAAGTTCTTAACGGAGGTCCATTTTAA
- a CDS encoding YihY/virulence factor BrkB family protein, whose protein sequence is MYSKIKEKIKNIIHFLTYDIWRVNGSDGPHIKTFFINITKAFLLTFRNSNGSQINTRAAALTYNSLLSIVPLLAVLFAIARGFGFQNLVETQLFQYFTGQKVALSKAMQFIDGSIDYAQGGVFLGLGIIILFYTVITLLVSIEDNFNTIWRIKKGRKFSRQFTDYLALILIAPLFLICNAGLSIFLNSTTNINIIGMVISPIIKFIPYVIIILLFTFIYIYIPNTKVKFSAAFLAGIVSGSCFQIFQMLYISGQFWIAKYNAIYGSFAALPLLMLWLQLSWFICLFGVQLSFSYQNVNKFSFEKDISNISRRYKDFILLMITTLIIKRFEAGEKPYTADELSETYKIPTRLTSDSLYYLLQVGLIVETLTENDMVVAYIPGIDINHITINYFFNKLDQYGSENFKIDMEGDIKNIWDKTLEIRNMIYKHESGVLLKDI, encoded by the coding sequence ATGTATTCTAAGATAAAGGAAAAAATCAAAAATATTATACATTTTTTAACCTATGATATATGGCGGGTAAACGGAAGCGATGGTCCTCATATAAAAACTTTTTTCATCAATATTACCAAAGCTTTTTTATTAACTTTTAGAAATAGTAACGGCTCACAGATCAATACTCGTGCAGCCGCCTTAACATATAATTCTCTTTTGTCTATAGTGCCTTTATTGGCAGTATTATTTGCTATAGCCCGTGGATTTGGTTTTCAAAATTTAGTGGAAACACAACTGTTTCAATATTTTACGGGACAGAAAGTTGCTCTTTCCAAGGCTATGCAATTTATAGACGGTTCAATTGATTATGCACAAGGAGGCGTATTTTTAGGTTTAGGAATAATCATTCTCTTTTACACGGTTATAACTTTATTGGTAAGTATTGAAGATAATTTTAACACTATTTGGAGAATTAAAAAAGGAAGGAAGTTTTCTCGACAATTTACGGATTATTTAGCCTTAATTCTTATAGCTCCTTTATTTTTAATTTGCAATGCCGGATTGTCAATTTTTTTGAACTCAACCACCAATATCAATATCATTGGTATGGTCATTAGTCCGATCATAAAGTTTATTCCCTACGTTATAATCATCTTACTTTTTACATTTATATATATTTACATTCCTAATACAAAAGTCAAATTTAGTGCTGCCTTTTTAGCAGGTATAGTGAGCGGGAGTTGTTTTCAAATCTTTCAAATGCTGTATATATCCGGACAATTTTGGATAGCAAAATATAATGCTATTTATGGGAGTTTTGCCGCATTGCCTTTGTTAATGCTGTGGCTGCAATTGAGCTGGTTTATTTGCTTGTTCGGGGTTCAATTATCTTTTTCCTATCAAAATGTAAATAAGTTTAGTTTTGAAAAAGATATTAGCAACATAAGCAGAAGATATAAGGATTTTATACTTTTAATGATCACTACACTCATCATAAAACGATTTGAAGCTGGCGAAAAGCCCTACACGGCAGATGAATTATCTGAAACTTATAAAATACCCACCCGATTAACTAGTGATTCTTTATACTATTTATTACAAGTAGGACTTATTGTAGAAACACTAACAGAAAATGACATGGTGGTTGCATATATTCCCGGAATCGATATCAATCACATTACGATAAATTATTTTTTCAATAAATTGGATCAATATGGATCTGAAAACTTCAAGATCGATATGGAAGGAGATATTAAAAATATTTGGGATAAGACTTTAGAAATACGAAATATGATTTATAAGCATGAAAGCGGAGTTTTACTTAAAGATATCTAA